From the unidentified bacterial endosymbiont genome, one window contains:
- a CDS encoding DUF4128 domain-containing protein, producing the protein MIPDIASALAARLGTWADAEGISVAWENVPFTPPANEMYLAVHDMPVTPRTIDLGLRCRTYSGVYQINVVAPAGSGRTSVVGLAGRVAELFPEGLEIAGKDFTCWISSAPGIFRGVHTPVSYSVPVSLNYRTDITS; encoded by the coding sequence GTGATTCCTGATATTGCATCTGCACTGGCCGCCAGACTGGGTACCTGGGCTGATGCTGAGGGCATTTCGGTTGCATGGGAGAACGTGCCGTTTACACCTCCTGCTAACGAGATGTACCTGGCCGTTCACGATATGCCCGTTACGCCGCGAACAATCGATCTCGGCTTGCGCTGCCGGACTTATTCTGGCGTGTACCAGATTAATGTCGTGGCGCCAGCCGGCTCCGGCCGTACCTCCGTCGTGGGCCTGGCGGGCAGAGTTGCGGAATTGTTCCCCGAGGGGCTGGAAATTGCAGGCAAAGACTTTACCTGCTGGATTAGCAGCGCGCCTGGCATATTCCGCGGCGTCCATACACCAGTGTCCTACTCCGTTCCTGTCAGCCTGAATTATCGGACAGACATTACCAGCTGA